AAGTAGATTCATGTTGCTCGTCTgtaaatttaataaattaaattttgatataGGAATTATTGGGGCGTCCAGTACGCTTGAAATTCAGTGAACGGAATAGTGATGTCGAAGCTACAAATGAAGAGAAAGAGACAGATAACTTGGATGAATCTACAGTCGTGATTAGTGAGAAAGAAGTTTCCGATGATCAGCCTGACGAGTCATAGTCTCATATAGGAAGAAGTCGTGTTCTCAGAAATCCGGTGTGTACATTTTTGCTATATTCCATTATTCTTCTGCACTAGATGCTTTTTCAACCACTGTTATGCTCATTATTATCATTACTGGTATTATTTTTGTAACACATGTGCCTTACCTTAGTAAACCCTAGTGTAGAACTTGTAATTGCATCTCAACTTTTCATTTCATAGGTATACAGCAAGTGTATAATATTTCCATGAATACAGATTTGCTGCAACTGCAAGAAACATACTGTACTTTCTATGTGGGTAGTGTTTGCCCCTTTTGCAGAATCTGTATAGTTTTCATGTGGGTAGCTATTATTCAACTTATTGTGACTcaacttatattatctaaacttatctgaactcatCTGAAATTAACTCGTATgaaattaactgaacttattttgtgcATATTGGAATATGCTAGGATTCCTGTAGATAAATGTTTACTCCTTAATTGGCTATATAATGGAGTTTAAACTCCCCTATTTCATCATCTTCTTATCTAAATTGAGCTAATTACATAGAGATTATTGTACTTTGAGCCGTGTGCCGTCCACGAAAAGATAGTTGTTGACATCTATGGCTGTTAGTGATTGAGGTTTTGATGAGGGAAACAATTACTACACTCAACCACATTCTTGGGTTTTTCTTGTTATCCTTATCACTTTGCAAGTTTTGCATTGATAAATATGGTTAAGGAGTATTATTCTTATCAACTCTCTACTTCCCAACTATCCCACATAAATGTCTAAGGCAGTTGTATTCTTGTGAGAGCTATTCGATTCCAAGATTCAATCACAATGCATTATCCATTTTAGACAGAAATTTGCATTCAGAAAACTGTATGTGAAACTGTCATAATGTTACTGTTATGTGGCGGAAATAGTTGGCTGAAAATAAGGTAGCAAACACCACTCGAACCACCCTGTATCACATTAAGGTCTTGTTCTCTTCATAGGACCCggtctgatttttctagtttctggtTTGGTATGAATGTTTATGTAAACTAAGGCATCGGTCGTGCCGGAATCGATATCCTATTTCCAGCTGAATGAGGGCCGCACAGCCGTCAACCCTTTTTAAGTGCAGTGCCTAGATACAATCTTCTGGTCTTTCGTCCGCTATTCGAATTTCTCTCTTAGAAAATGGCCCCGGCCCCAGCCGGAAAGAGTAAGACCGGAGATTATGTATGTTTTCTGCGAgtgtttttttgcttttttggtCTGATCTGGTATGACTTATCTGGTCCGGTGGTCTGATATGGTATGATTTTCCCGTTCTGAtctaataagcaataagaataaggtgatTGTGGGATGAAAGCCTAAGACTTgtcttattttcttttattttaggTTTAATAAGTTAATATTCCATATTGTATAGGATAAGTTGAGTTTGCTTCGGATCTCATTCTAGTATGTTGAAAAACTCCGTTATAAACTTGGGTGTGACCCTTGAACGTATGCCCAAGCACATGGACAATGTGTGGCAAACGTGCTTGGACAAAACGGTTTCAATAAAGTATGGTACGTATCTCCTGTAAAGAAGAGTTGTTCATGGACGGGACAACTCGGATGATTCGATTTATCGGATCCTCGAAAGGGGGCTAGTATGTACAACGTTGAAAACTTGGATGGTTTTCAAGACTCAACTAATTTGGTCAAGGTGGGGTACATGTTTCTTATCCAAGATCATTTCGAAGTTATTGAGTTTTCCAGCTTCCACCAAAATATTTCGTCGTCTTTCCTTTCAAAGATTCGTTAGTTTGGAAATTCCGGAAAAGTGATTTCGGTACACCAATTTTGAGAAGAAAATATTCTATGTTTTAATTAGATATAGATATGTTAAATCAGTACAGTAGTGTGTCAAATTCAGTTTCCGGAAAATTCTTTATTCACCAGCTTGTTGAAGCTCATCTATGAGTTAAAAGCTTTTGTACCCGATTGTCTCAAAAGAAACAACAAAGAGGGTAGGGCCAATGTTGACTACGTTTCCTAACCCTCTTCAAATACACACCAATCATTATTGATTTATTGATATACTTTGTGTATCTTTCATCAAAAGGTGTAGTTGTAAGTTGTAAGTACCTTTCATAGGGGTTAATAATGCCAATCTTCACAACAAATTTGCAGCCCGTATGTAACAACAAATCGTGTACGAGTCCGTCTCTAAAAAATTTAGGTTCTGTTCTATTCACCTTACTCTTATTGcttataagatcagatcatatcagaaAAATCAAAGCAAGTCAGATTAGAAGAAGCAAAAAGACGCTCACGTAATTCATTTACATTAGAATAGACTAGATTCGATAAAAcagaacaaaaacaagaaaaatcaaaTCAGGTTAGGTGAAAAGAACAAAGCCTTATTGTGATCAAACGGACTTACAATGTATTTGTAACCTTAACTACAACTCTTTAAGGATCCTAATAACTATGTTAAGGAAAATCTTGAAACTTATTACCTTATACCATATTATTCATCATGTACTTATTTTTAATGGGTAAGAAGAAATGATCCTACTGAACCAACACCTAACACGTGTATTCATCGTGGACCTGTGAAACCATACACTCCACATAGTTTTGTGACATTAAAGTATAAAGATCATAAAAGATGAGAAGCTTAAAATTTAAAGGCACCTTGACCTGGTCCTGTGGTGTCCTCTTGTTCTTATTGTGGCTCAACTAACTTTATCTTTTAATTACAAAATATTCCATTCACCATTTATATTTCTTTGAGATCTTGGTATATTCTTAAAGTTCTGTTATGCTAGATTTAAGTTCAGATTTGTATATTTGCTAGATTCTTTAATTTTACTCCACAATTTTATTTCCATAATGTGATATGTGATATAAAAGGGTACACAAATATTATCCACATACAGAAGAATGGACAATCTCAAGTTCATGGGGGTAGAATGAATGTTCTGATATATGCTGTAAATTTGCAATGCCCACAGTTCTACAATGCAAATATGTTTTCCAGCTCATTTATTTCTTCCATTTTTGTCTTGCACGTACAAGATGCACAATACACTTATCGTAAACCAAGACACAGAGTAACTTTTACCccttttttataacttttacctGATTAGGTACAAGTAGTATACAACACAACTAAGGTATGGGTGCACCGTGCACCCTCTTACATTTTCTCCTTGTATTTGCATTATAAAAGAGAGAGAATATCAATTGACATAAAAATACCTTTGGAGTTTGGATGCACCTAAAAATTTCAACTCAGTGTGTGGCAAAGCATCACAAGAGAGTACGCGACAATTTCACCAAAAAGAAATTGGGACAAATTTAGTTTATCAGATGATGTTTAATGTCTCTCGTTAAATCAGTGTGAGACAGTTTCATACTTTTGAGAAAAGATGTGTATATTAAATATTCTTCATGCATTGAAGTATATAATGCTGTTGATTTCTATTGTTTGTGCAGTGGGACAGTGGTCCTAACTAACAAAGTATCCTATGCCTCTAATAAAAAGTATACTTATTTGACAATTTAGACATGCTAATTAAGTAATTTTGATTAAAGAGATTCTTAAATTTATAAGCATATATTTATCTCATTGGTTAATTGTGGGATGTAGTACGACTTAAGGGCCTTTGATAGGAATGGAGTGTTATACACACCAAGCTGACATTCCTTAGCACTATAACATTCTGATTTTTGATAGtgtatttttactttttttttattcttaatAAGGAATTAATGTGACTaattggggtttttttttttttacataagtAATTGGATCATTTAGAGAGGTTGAAACTTGATCTTGGTGGAGTATAGAGATTATGAGGAATCATTTGCTTTTAGCAATATTTGCTTAATAGTAAAGAACTCTTTAGCAGCCACTCTCACTGACCGGGTTCTTAGATACAATCTCGATGTTTTTATTCAAAAATTATCACCATATTTTACTACGATAACCTCAGATGAGATAAGCTTTAGTGCAAGAAAGTACAAGGAGTAGCTCAATTAGTTGGTTTTGCTAATCATCGAACTTTTTGTGTTTGAGGTGATCAGTTTTTAAAGAGACCGGATCATATCAGATTAGATCTGAAAAAGTAAAAAACACTCACATAAAATATTAAGTCCAGaccaaaaactagaaaaatcatACCAAATCAGATAAAGAGAACAAAACCATAAGTTTTGACAGAGCATAATTGGTTATGATTGTACTTGGGAAAAGCAAAATCAAATCAGAGAGCTGACTTTTATTATCAAGTTGATGAtgtttaaggaaaaataatattCTTTTAAGACATGTTTAAGATTTAATTAATTGCTTCTTTTACACATAGAAGGTGTATGATATGTAAGAACATAAGGTTTGAATCATGAAAGAATATATGCTTGTTGCTACTTGCTAATGCCTAGTGGGTTTACCACACTTTGGACATATAACCCAtttcatttaattaattaatttatatgatCAGTTTTTATACTGTAGTTAGTGTGTTAAGCAAGGTTTTGTTTAGTCATTTGAGTACAGAAGAATGAACATACTACATAATCTTGTTTCCAACCTAATTTAGACCAATGAAATAGTAGTACGGATTTACGGAATAGGAGTAGTAAGTTTCTATTTTCTGATTTCTTTGGGCATGTGTTTCGGATCAAATCATAGCTGGGTGCAACTGCAAGGGGGTCCACCAACTCCCTAAAAATTCTGGATACGCCACTGTCGACCACCTCGAAAAAAATTCTGGCTACGCCACTGCATATAATTATGGTGGTGTATAACGTTGCCGTTTTATGTTCCTGGTATATTAGATGATTGTGATTATTGCGGAAGTTAATTAATACATCTAGAGATTAATTTATCGTTACGCTGCAGGCAGTGGCGGATGTTAGGGCGGAAAATTTTGTAATGTATTTTAGTTATGTCGccctaaaatttgtgtataattgtaCTAAATTACATactatattgcttaatttttctACAGATCCCCCTCATAAAACTATTCAAGATCCGCCACTTATTACAGGGCAAAGGGCATATAAGTAAATTCCAACTCCGATATACAACTAACTTTCTACcccattccccccccccccttcaaTCATGTTAAAGAAGATTGCCCTCATGGGCCATATGTTAACATTTCTACACTTGACTCACAAAAGTGATTAGGAGAAGTGTACAAAATTTGGGCAACCAGAAAACAAAGGCATTCATTACTTTCATGAATTCCCAACTATCCCTAAACCTTAGTCAACAATTTTTCTAACCCCTTCACTTTCTTTCCTCAAAAGAAATGCTAAAGTAGTaaagctaaaaagaaaaaggagggaaaaaaaaaaacaattagatATAACACCCAAACACCCTTAAATCCCCTCATTTCCCCTGTATTTTCCTCCTCCTATGTTCAATCTTGCTAAAAATTTGATAATACCAATAAATATTTCAATTATTTGAGATAATATTATAAACAATCTTATGCAATTTCTAGGAAAACCAAAACCATTGTTACCTTACATGAACATAGAAGACTGTTCTCTAAGGTTATGCACCACAAACTGCCCTAAATGGTGTGATGGTATTTTCATACCGTtaactccaccaccaccaccacctccattTTCTTTCCCTGAAGAAAACTCTCAACTTAGCCCAACTTTCTCACCTCTTGTAATTGCAATCATTGGAATTCTTGCAAGTGCTTTTCTTCTAGTAAGTTACTATGCCTTAATCTCCAAGTATTGTggaaaaaacaacaacaacagggTTAATCAGCTTTCGAGTAATAATGGAGGAAtaattgttgatgatgattatgATGGTAATGGTAACCATCAACATGAGCCATGGTTTGTTACAACAACTGGGTTAGATGAAGGTTTGATTAAAAGTATCACCATTTTTAAGTACAAAAAGGGTGATTGTTTGATTGGAAGTAGTGGTAGCAGAAATGGTGAAAGTGATTGTTCTGTTTGTCTTGGTGAGTTTGTTGAAGATGATGATTTAAGGCTTTTGCCTAAATGTAATCATGCTTTTCATGTTAGTTGTATTGATACTTGGCTTAGGTCTCACTCTAATTGCCCTCTTTGTCGCGCTAATATAATCTCCTCAGCTTCATTAGTGGTTGCTAatattgataataataataataataataatggtgTTCAAGTTCAAGATCATAATGGTGTGTTAGAAAACCAGGGTCAAAGTGAAGAAGGGAGTGATTTTCTTGTAGAAGAAGCAAGTGGGAATTTACCAAAAACCCCATTTCGAGCTTTGAGTGATCTTGGTGTTAGAGGTTATGGAGGAGAGGATACAATGAGAAGGTCAATTTCCATGGATCATAGATATGAAGCTCGAGTTTCAATTCCTGATCAATATCATGATCAATCTTTGAAAAGGGTAGCCGGTGAAAGCAGCAAGTTTGGTGTTTGTagtggtggtagtggtggtggtggtagtaGTAGAAGGGTGGTGTTGCACGGTGTTTCGAGTGGTAGATTTTTGTTCAGTAAACATGGCAGAGGGAAAAATGCAGTGATAATTCCTCTATAATGATACAGTATTACAGTATATCACACCCCAAAACAAATGTAAGGGAAAAAGAAACTTTTTTCAGATTGTTAAGAATTGTAAGAATTATGATTTTGCAGATTGTCTTATACTAATTAATTTGTTTGATGTAATTTAGATGATTAGGACTGAAAACCTTGTCTTagaattattttttctttcctgtttttttttttcacttataattttgattttaatGGGAAGTTGGATGACTTTCCTGATTGTGACCTGCACACCTTGTTTATATGAATATATTGTTTTAGGCATTTTCAGATTGGTTATAGACTTATAGCTGTTCTACTTGTTGTCTGGTTTGGCCGACTTTAGGGCTTACTCTCTGCGTTCCATAATGTTCGGTATGGATAATCTGGGTATTATTATTATCAGTAATGGAGGTAAAGGAGTTCAATTAAGCCAGacatcaataaaataaatgctTCTTCAAGATTTGTCTCATAATCACTGCAACATTGACAATGTCTCCTTAAAGTCGAACCTTAGTTCTAATACAATTTGTTGGGCGCCTGCGCGTGTACTTCTTTGACATTGCCGAAGGTAGTCACTCTCTGTGCACCACTCAACTAATGCTCGAGGAAGGTCGTGTCAAGGTTCTTAACTCGGCCTTTAAACAATAGGGTTGTCAAATCGGGTCATTGGTCGGTTACGGGTCGGGTATAATCGGGT
This Spinacia oleracea cultivar Varoflay chromosome 6, BTI_SOV_V1, whole genome shotgun sequence DNA region includes the following protein-coding sequences:
- the LOC110790819 gene encoding RING-H2 finger protein ATL52, with amino-acid sequence MQFLGKPKPLLPYMNIEDCSLRLCTTNCPKWCDGIFIPLTPPPPPPPFSFPEENSQLSPTFSPLVIAIIGILASAFLLVSYYALISKYCGKNNNNRVNQLSSNNGGIIVDDDYDGNGNHQHEPWFVTTTGLDEGLIKSITIFKYKKGDCLIGSSGSRNGESDCSVCLGEFVEDDDLRLLPKCNHAFHVSCIDTWLRSHSNCPLCRANIISSASLVVANIDNNNNNNNGVQVQDHNGVLENQGQSEEGSDFLVEEASGNLPKTPFRALSDLGVRGYGGEDTMRRSISMDHRYEARVSIPDQYHDQSLKRVAGESSKFGVCSGGSGGGGSSRRVVLHGVSSGRFLFSKHGRGKNAVIIPL